From the genome of Streptomyces sp. NBC_00659, one region includes:
- a CDS encoding glycoside hydrolase domain-containing protein, with the protein MHAVRSSQPRRKGVRALTVLLAAAALAAGPLVPASSAPRTGDAEDLTQVAYRGYIFTVPDSWKIVDLKRHPDTCVRFDRHAVYLGTPGTDQNCPARASGRTEALLVQPAPVAPRAVTENPTARTYRATADRIAVTAAYGYDRARIQDVLSSAGLPVAAARREEPGQQRAVAPLPKDATSFRGEGFDACTAPSQSAMDAWRDDSPYGAIGVYIGGLNRACAQQHLTADWVRTQYTRGWRFFPLYVGRQPSSDGGSCGGGCAAITSPVSQGTAGADDAVKQAAALGFGKGTVLYLDLEHYEPGGKVTDSVLAYLQAYTVRLHALGYRSGAYGNTSSLVSDLIANKSRVTLPDVIHFARWNRVSSTSDSSIPSTLWNKHQRVHQYVGDTTETHGGVRISIDRDRLDVD; encoded by the coding sequence ATGCACGCAGTCCGTTCGTCCCAGCCCCGCCGGAAGGGCGTCCGCGCCCTGACGGTGCTCCTCGCGGCGGCCGCCCTCGCCGCCGGGCCACTCGTCCCCGCGAGCTCCGCCCCGCGCACGGGCGACGCCGAGGACCTCACCCAGGTCGCTTACCGCGGCTACATCTTCACCGTTCCCGACTCCTGGAAGATCGTGGACCTGAAGAGGCATCCCGACACCTGTGTCCGCTTCGACCGGCACGCCGTCTACCTCGGCACCCCCGGCACCGACCAGAACTGCCCGGCCAGGGCCAGCGGCCGTACCGAGGCGCTGCTGGTCCAGCCCGCCCCCGTGGCCCCCAGGGCCGTCACGGAGAACCCGACGGCCCGCACCTACCGGGCCACCGCCGACCGCATCGCCGTCACCGCGGCCTACGGATACGACCGCGCGCGCATCCAGGACGTCCTGAGCAGCGCCGGACTGCCCGTCGCCGCCGCCCGGCGCGAGGAACCCGGGCAGCAGCGCGCTGTGGCCCCGCTGCCGAAGGACGCGACCTCCTTCCGCGGCGAGGGCTTCGACGCCTGCACCGCGCCGAGCCAGTCGGCGATGGACGCCTGGCGCGACGACTCCCCGTACGGCGCCATCGGTGTCTACATCGGCGGTCTCAACCGCGCCTGCGCCCAGCAGCACCTGACCGCCGACTGGGTGCGGACGCAGTACACACGCGGCTGGCGGTTCTTCCCGCTGTACGTCGGCCGGCAGCCCTCCTCCGACGGCGGCAGCTGCGGAGGCGGCTGCGCGGCCATCACCAGCCCGGTGTCACAGGGCACCGCGGGCGCCGACGACGCCGTCAAGCAGGCGGCCGCGCTGGGCTTCGGCAAGGGCACGGTGCTCTATCTCGACCTGGAGCACTACGAGCCCGGAGGCAAGGTCACCGACTCGGTGCTCGCCTACCTCCAGGCGTACACCGTGCGCCTGCACGCACTCGGCTACCGCTCCGGCGCGTACGGCAACACCTCGTCCCTGGTGTCCGACCTGATCGCCAACAAGAGCCGCGTCACCCTGCCCGACGTGATCCACTTCGCCCGCTGGAACCGGGTGTCGAGCACGTCGGACTCCTCGATCCCCTCGACGCTGTGGAACAAGCACCAGCGCGTCCACCAGTACGTGGGCGACACGACCGAGACCCACGGCGGTGTACGGATCTCCATCGACCGTGACCGGCTCGACGTGGACTAG
- a CDS encoding trp operon leader peptide: MFAHSNQNWWWTAHPAAH; the protein is encoded by the coding sequence ATGTTCGCGCATTCGAACCAGAACTGGTGGTGGACCGCTCATCCGGCGGCCCACTGA
- a CDS encoding anthranilate synthase family protein has product MNLLDLLDDPRPFALLRRRTPGRDHDVVELLLGPVREVERLADIPDEGLALIPFRQIRERGFDVRDDGTPLAVLTPEERHELPLARALAQLPAHDVRVEGGGFDVGDEEYSGIVERVLREEIGRGEGANFVIRRTYEGRIPGFGRADALALFRRLLVGERGAYWTFVVHTGERTLVGASPEVHVRMSAGTVVMNPISGTYRYPDGGPTPEDLLAFLADGKEIEELSMVVDEELKMMCTVGDMGGVVIGPRLKEMAHLAHTEYELRGRSSLDVRDVLRETMFAATVTGSPVQNACRVIERHEVGGRGYYAGALALVGRQREDGPDGGPGAQTLDSPILIRTADIDADGRLRVPVGATLVRGSDPAGEVAETHAKAAGVLAALGVRPGRPRPDGVRARLGDDPRVRASLDGRRASLAPFWLRMQERSQELAGHALVVDAEDTFTAMLAHVLRSSGLEVTVRRYDEPGLREIVLAHEGPVVLGPGPGDPRNATDPKMRFLRGLTAEVLREHRHGVLGVCLGHELIAVELGLDIVRKDVPYQGAQTRVDLFGRPETVGFYNSFVAHCDDETLAELSAHGVEVSRAANGEVHALRGPGFAGVQFHPESVLTLNGAAVVRELTGQLRGTSTFSERRPSV; this is encoded by the coding sequence ATGAACCTGCTCGACCTGCTGGACGATCCCCGTCCCTTCGCCCTGCTGCGCCGCCGTACTCCCGGCCGCGACCACGACGTGGTCGAACTGCTGCTGGGGCCGGTGCGCGAGGTGGAGCGCCTCGCCGACATCCCCGACGAGGGTCTCGCGCTGATCCCGTTCCGGCAGATCAGGGAGCGCGGCTTCGACGTCCGCGACGACGGCACCCCGCTCGCGGTGCTCACCCCCGAGGAGCGCCACGAACTGCCGCTCGCGCGGGCGCTGGCGCAGTTGCCGGCGCACGACGTCCGGGTCGAGGGCGGGGGCTTCGACGTCGGTGACGAGGAGTACTCCGGGATCGTCGAGCGGGTGCTGCGGGAGGAGATCGGGCGCGGCGAGGGCGCCAACTTCGTGATCCGGCGGACGTACGAGGGCCGGATCCCGGGGTTCGGACGGGCCGACGCCCTGGCGCTGTTCCGCCGGCTGCTGGTCGGCGAGCGGGGCGCGTACTGGACGTTCGTCGTGCACACCGGGGAGCGGACGCTGGTCGGGGCGAGCCCGGAGGTGCACGTGCGGATGTCCGCCGGGACGGTCGTGATGAACCCGATCAGCGGGACCTACCGCTACCCGGACGGGGGGCCGACGCCCGAGGACCTGCTCGCGTTCCTCGCCGACGGCAAGGAGATCGAGGAGCTCTCGATGGTCGTCGACGAGGAGCTCAAGATGATGTGCACGGTCGGGGACATGGGCGGGGTGGTGATCGGGCCGCGGCTCAAGGAGATGGCCCATCTCGCGCACACCGAGTACGAGTTGCGGGGCCGCTCCTCGCTGGACGTGCGGGACGTGCTGCGGGAGACCATGTTCGCGGCGACCGTCACCGGCTCGCCCGTGCAGAACGCCTGCCGGGTCATCGAGCGTCACGAGGTGGGCGGGCGCGGCTACTACGCGGGGGCGCTGGCGCTGGTCGGGCGGCAGCGGGAGGACGGGCCGGACGGCGGGCCCGGGGCGCAGACCCTCGACTCCCCGATCCTCATCCGCACGGCCGACATCGACGCGGACGGCCGGCTGCGCGTGCCGGTCGGCGCCACTCTCGTACGGGGATCGGATCCGGCGGGCGAGGTCGCCGAGACGCACGCCAAGGCGGCGGGGGTGCTGGCGGCGCTGGGGGTGCGGCCCGGCCGGCCGCGCCCGGACGGCGTACGGGCGAGGCTGGGCGACGATCCGCGGGTGCGGGCGTCGCTGGACGGGCGGCGGGCCTCGCTGGCGCCGTTCTGGCTGCGGATGCAGGAGCGGTCCCAGGAGCTCGCCGGGCACGCGCTGGTCGTGGACGCCGAGGACACCTTCACCGCGATGCTCGCGCATGTCCTGCGCTCGTCCGGGCTCGAGGTGACGGTACGCCGGTACGACGAACCGGGGCTGCGCGAGATCGTCCTCGCGCACGAGGGGCCGGTGGTCCTCGGGCCGGGTCCCGGCGATCCCCGCAACGCGACGGACCCCAAGATGCGCTTCCTGCGCGGCCTGACCGCCGAGGTGCTGCGTGAGCACCGGCACGGCGTCCTCGGTGTCTGCCTCGGCCACGAGCTGATCGCGGTCGAGCTGGGGCTGGACATCGTCCGCAAGGACGTGCCCTACCAGGGAGCGCAGACGCGCGTCGACCTCTTCGGGCGGCCCGAGACCGTCGGCTTCTACAACAGCTTCGTGGCGCACTGCGACGACGAGACGCTGGCGGAGCTGTCGGCGCACGGCGTCGAGGTCAGCCGGGCCGCGAACGGCGAGGTGCACGCGCTGCGCGGTCCCGGCTTCGCGGGCGTGCAGTTCCACCCGGAGTCGGTGCTGACGCTCAACGGCGCGGCCGTCGTACGGGAGCTGACGGGTCAGCTGCGCGGCACGAGCACGTTCTCCGAGCGGCGGCCCTCGGTGTAG
- a CDS encoding 2-hydroxyacid dehydrogenase, with the protein MEILAFGVQSDEKPLIEKAFEGRHEVRCLDVFLSEDTAPIATGYEAVSTSVNCALGHRVLQTLAAGGTQLVAQRSTGFNNIDLDVAERLGMTVARVSSYSPYSVAEFAWTLGLAVNRRIVRASNRTRDFDFRLEGLMGRDMHGRTAGVVGTGKIGEAFARIAHGFGMKLLGWDIAENPACVALGMTYVSKERLLAESDLVTLHVPLMPGTQHLIDADALRMMKDDAILVNSSRGGLIDSQALVAQLREGRFTGVGLDVYEAEAGLFFLDKSLETVEDDTLARLVTFPNVLVTSHQAYYTRDAVGQIVDATAANVLDYTEGRRSENVLVPRS; encoded by the coding sequence GTGGAGATTCTGGCGTTCGGCGTCCAGTCCGACGAGAAGCCCCTGATCGAGAAGGCCTTCGAGGGACGCCACGAGGTCCGCTGCCTCGACGTCTTCCTCAGCGAGGACACCGCCCCCATCGCCACCGGCTACGAGGCCGTGTCCACCAGCGTCAACTGCGCCCTGGGACACCGCGTTCTGCAGACCCTGGCGGCCGGCGGCACCCAGCTCGTCGCCCAGCGCTCCACCGGGTTCAACAACATCGACCTCGACGTCGCCGAGCGCCTCGGGATGACGGTCGCCCGGGTCTCGTCCTACTCGCCCTACTCCGTCGCCGAGTTCGCCTGGACCCTCGGCCTGGCCGTCAACCGCCGCATCGTGCGCGCGTCCAACCGCACCCGCGACTTCGACTTCCGTCTCGAAGGGCTGATGGGCCGTGACATGCACGGCCGCACCGCAGGAGTCGTCGGCACCGGGAAGATCGGCGAGGCCTTCGCCCGGATCGCCCACGGTTTCGGCATGAAGCTGCTCGGCTGGGACATCGCCGAGAACCCGGCGTGCGTCGCACTCGGCATGACGTACGTCTCCAAGGAGCGCCTTCTCGCCGAGTCCGACCTCGTCACCCTGCACGTCCCGCTGATGCCGGGGACCCAGCACCTCATCGACGCCGACGCCCTGCGCATGATGAAGGACGACGCGATCCTGGTGAACTCCAGCCGCGGCGGCCTCATCGACAGCCAGGCCCTCGTCGCCCAGTTGCGCGAGGGCCGCTTCACGGGTGTCGGCCTCGACGTGTACGAGGCGGAGGCCGGACTGTTCTTCCTCGACAAGTCCCTCGAAACCGTCGAGGACGACACCCTGGCCCGCCTGGTCACCTTCCCGAACGTCCTGGTCACCTCGCACCAGGCCTACTACACCCGTGACGCGGTCGGCCAGATCGTCGACGCCACCGCCGCCAACGTCCTCGACTACACCGAGGGCCGCCGCTCGGAGAACGTGCTCGTGCCGCGCAGCTGA
- a CDS encoding 6-phosphofructokinase, with protein sequence MRVGVLTGGGDCPGLNAVIRGIVRKGVQEYGYDFVGYRDGWRGPLEGDTVRLDIPAVRGILPRGGTILGSSRTNPLKQENGIRRIKENLVKQEVEALIAIGGEDTLGVAARLGDEYGINVVGVPKTIDNDLSATDYTFGFDTAVNIATEAIDRLHTTAESHMRVLVCEVMGRHAGWIALHSGLAGGANVILIPEQRFDVDQVCAWVTSRFKASYAPIVVVAEGAMPKDGDMVLKDGSLDSFGHVRLSGVGEWLAKEIERRTGKEARTTVLGHVQRGGTPSAFDRWLATRFGLHAIEAVRDGDFGKMVALRGTDIVRVPIAEATARLKTVDPGLYAEVGVFFG encoded by the coding sequence ATGCGGGTCGGAGTACTGACCGGAGGCGGCGACTGCCCCGGGCTCAACGCCGTCATCCGGGGCATCGTCCGCAAGGGCGTTCAGGAGTACGGCTATGACTTCGTCGGCTACCGGGACGGCTGGCGGGGGCCGCTCGAAGGCGACACCGTACGGCTCGACATCCCGGCCGTGCGCGGGATCCTGCCGCGCGGCGGCACCATCCTCGGATCCTCGCGCACCAACCCCCTCAAGCAGGAGAACGGCATCCGCCGGATCAAGGAGAACCTCGTCAAGCAGGAGGTCGAGGCGCTCATCGCGATCGGCGGCGAGGACACCCTGGGCGTCGCCGCGCGGCTCGGCGACGAGTACGGCATCAACGTCGTCGGCGTACCGAAGACCATCGACAACGACCTCTCCGCCACCGACTACACCTTCGGCTTCGACACGGCGGTCAACATCGCGACCGAGGCCATCGACCGCCTGCACACCACCGCCGAATCGCACATGCGCGTCCTCGTCTGCGAGGTGATGGGCCGCCACGCGGGCTGGATCGCCCTCCACTCGGGTCTGGCCGGCGGCGCGAACGTCATCCTCATCCCCGAGCAGCGCTTCGACGTGGACCAGGTCTGCGCCTGGGTGACCTCGCGCTTCAAGGCCTCGTACGCGCCGATCGTCGTCGTCGCCGAGGGCGCCATGCCCAAGGACGGCGACATGGTCCTCAAGGACGGCAGCCTGGACTCCTTCGGGCACGTCCGGCTCTCCGGTGTCGGCGAGTGGCTGGCCAAGGAGATCGAGCGGCGCACCGGCAAGGAGGCCCGCACCACGGTCCTCGGGCACGTCCAGCGCGGCGGGACGCCCAGCGCCTTCGACCGCTGGCTCGCCACCCGCTTCGGGCTGCACGCCATCGAGGCGGTCCGCGACGGCGACTTCGGCAAGATGGTGGCGCTGCGCGGCACCGACATCGTCCGTGTCCCGATCGCGGAGGCCACCGCCAGGCTGAAGACGGTCGACCCCGGCCTGTACGCGGAGGTCGGGGTGTTCTTCGGCTGA
- a CDS encoding response regulator transcription factor, giving the protein MVVDDHPMWRDAVARDLAAAGFDVVATAGDGEQAVRRALAVAPDVLVLDLNLPAKPGVQVCKELVGADQSLRVLVLSASGEHADVLEAVKSGATGYLLKSASAEELTEAVRRTAAGDPVFTPGLAGLVLGEYRRLASEPVPATGADEPRVPQLTDRETEVLRLVAKGLSYKQIAERLVISHRTVQNHVQNTLGKLQLHNRVELVRYAIERGLDEA; this is encoded by the coding sequence ATGGTGGTGGACGACCATCCCATGTGGCGTGACGCCGTGGCCCGTGACCTGGCGGCCGCCGGGTTCGACGTGGTCGCGACCGCCGGCGACGGCGAACAGGCCGTGCGCCGTGCCCTGGCGGTGGCACCCGACGTGCTCGTCCTCGATCTGAACCTGCCCGCCAAGCCCGGCGTCCAGGTCTGCAAGGAGCTGGTCGGCGCCGATCAGTCCCTGCGCGTCCTGGTCCTGTCGGCCAGCGGCGAGCACGCCGACGTGCTGGAGGCGGTGAAGTCCGGCGCGACCGGCTACCTCCTGAAGTCGGCGTCCGCGGAGGAACTGACCGAGGCGGTGCGCCGGACCGCCGCCGGTGACCCGGTGTTCACCCCCGGCCTCGCGGGACTGGTCCTCGGCGAGTACCGCCGGCTGGCCTCGGAACCCGTCCCGGCCACGGGCGCCGACGAGCCGAGGGTCCCGCAGCTGACCGACCGCGAGACCGAGGTGCTGCGCCTGGTCGCCAAGGGCCTGAGCTACAAGCAGATCGCCGAGCGCCTGGTCATCTCCCACCGCACCGTCCAGAACCATGTGCAGAACACCCTGGGCAAGCTCCAGTTGCACAACCGGGTCGAGCTGGTCCGCTACGCCATAGAGCGCGGACTGGACGAGGCCTGA
- the macS gene encoding MacS family sensor histidine kinase produces the protein MAKRERVMRMSVEQPLWRALSGYRVLTVLYAIGLFATTYDKFARPWVAVAFFAFLLVWTLATLPSVSGAANCTKRFLVADLTVALAGILLTRVADSAARIDAGGPTLPSIWTAGAVLAFAIKGGWRWAAFASTLVAAANLVERGAPARDTVHNVILVWVASIAIGYVVEVARASERTLARALEIEAATRERERLARDIHDGVLQVLAMVQRRGSALGGEAAELGRMAGEQEAALRTLVSGGMVPVSRVSEDAALGAVVRAVDEPDDADPDAPLDLRALLAPYATARVTLSEPGAPVPLGPPAAREVAAAVGAALDNVRQHVGEDARAWILVEDEPDAVIVTVRDDGPGIPEGRLAQAEGEGRLGVALSIRGRLRELGGTAELISVPGQGTEVELKVPKDTRGKAKTR, from the coding sequence ATGGCCAAGCGCGAGAGAGTCATGAGGATGTCGGTCGAGCAGCCGCTGTGGCGTGCGCTGAGCGGCTACCGGGTGCTGACCGTGCTGTACGCGATCGGGCTCTTCGCCACCACGTACGACAAGTTTGCCCGCCCGTGGGTGGCCGTCGCGTTCTTCGCCTTCCTGCTCGTCTGGACGCTGGCCACGCTGCCGAGCGTCTCCGGCGCGGCCAACTGCACCAAGCGGTTCCTCGTCGCCGACCTCACCGTCGCACTGGCCGGGATCCTGCTCACCCGTGTCGCCGACTCCGCCGCGCGCATCGACGCGGGCGGCCCGACGCTGCCGTCGATATGGACGGCGGGTGCCGTCCTGGCCTTCGCGATCAAGGGCGGCTGGCGGTGGGCGGCCTTCGCCTCCACCCTCGTCGCCGCGGCCAACCTCGTCGAGCGCGGCGCCCCGGCCCGGGACACCGTGCACAACGTGATCCTCGTCTGGGTCGCCTCGATCGCCATCGGCTACGTCGTCGAGGTGGCCCGCGCCTCCGAGCGCACCCTCGCCCGCGCCCTGGAGATCGAGGCGGCCACCCGCGAACGCGAGCGCCTCGCCCGGGACATCCACGACGGTGTGCTCCAGGTCCTCGCCATGGTGCAGCGGCGTGGCAGCGCGCTCGGCGGCGAGGCCGCGGAGCTCGGCCGGATGGCCGGCGAGCAGGAGGCCGCGCTGCGCACGCTGGTGTCGGGCGGCATGGTGCCCGTCTCACGGGTGTCGGAGGACGCCGCGCTCGGCGCGGTGGTCCGCGCCGTCGACGAACCCGACGACGCGGACCCCGATGCTCCGCTCGACCTGCGCGCCCTGCTCGCCCCGTACGCCACCGCGCGCGTGACCCTCTCCGAGCCCGGCGCGCCGGTGCCGCTCGGCCCGCCCGCCGCGCGGGAGGTGGCAGCGGCCGTGGGCGCCGCCCTGGACAATGTCCGTCAGCACGTGGGCGAGGACGCCCGCGCCTGGATCCTGGTCGAGGACGAACCGGACGCCGTGATCGTGACGGTGCGCGACGACGGCCCCGGCATCCCGGAGGGGCGTCTGGCCCAGGCCGAGGGCGAGGGGCGGCTCGGAGTGGCGCTGTCGATCCGCGGCAGGCTGCGCGAGCTGGGCGGCACTGCGGAGCTGATCTCCGTCCCGGGACAGGGCACCGAGGTCGAGCTGAAGGTACCGAAGGACACACGGGGGAAGGCGAAGACGCGATGA
- a CDS encoding alpha/beta hydrolase, with the protein MPVLPGAEPFRHEGGEVGVLLCHGFTGSPQSLRPWAEYLAERGLTVALPLLPGHGTRWEDMQVTGWQDWYAEVDRELRALRERCSRVFVFGLSMGGALALRLAARHGDDIDGIVVVNPLNKVHGAAARLLPVLRHLVPSTKGIASDIAKEGSEEIGYGRVPLHAAHSMRLLCGIVDAELPQVTQPLLLLHSLQDHVVSPADSARILGRVSSTDVTEIVLEQSYHVATLDLDADRIFEESHSFVTRLAPGAGKEADAGRVGPQEGTAAGG; encoded by the coding sequence GTGCCGGTCCTTCCTGGAGCCGAGCCGTTCCGCCACGAAGGCGGAGAGGTCGGCGTCCTTCTCTGCCACGGTTTCACCGGCTCCCCGCAGTCGCTGCGCCCCTGGGCGGAGTACCTCGCCGAGCGCGGTCTGACCGTCGCGCTGCCCCTGCTCCCGGGGCACGGCACGCGCTGGGAGGACATGCAGGTCACCGGCTGGCAGGACTGGTACGCGGAGGTCGACCGCGAACTGCGCGCGCTGCGCGAGAGGTGCTCGCGGGTCTTCGTCTTCGGGCTGTCGATGGGCGGCGCGCTGGCCCTGCGGCTCGCGGCCAGGCACGGCGACGACATCGACGGCATCGTGGTCGTCAACCCGCTGAACAAGGTGCACGGTGCCGCCGCCCGTCTCCTGCCGGTCCTGCGCCACCTGGTCCCCTCGACGAAGGGCATCGCGAGCGACATCGCGAAGGAGGGCTCCGAGGAGATCGGCTACGGCCGGGTGCCGCTGCACGCCGCGCATTCGATGCGTCTGCTGTGCGGGATCGTGGACGCGGAGCTGCCGCAGGTCACCCAGCCGCTCCTGCTGCTGCACAGCCTCCAGGACCATGTGGTCTCCCCCGCCGACTCGGCGCGCATCCTCGGCCGGGTGTCCTCCACGGACGTGACGGAGATCGTGCTGGAACAGAGCTACCACGTCGCGACGTTGGACCTGGACGCGGACCGGATCTTCGAGGAGAGCCACTCCTTCGTCACCCGGCTCGCGCCCGGTGCCGGCAAGGAGGCCGACGCCGGTCGGGTGGGCCCACAGGAAGGGACGGCAGCCGGTGGCTGA